The following nucleotide sequence is from Triticum dicoccoides isolate Atlit2015 ecotype Zavitan chromosome 7B, WEW_v2.0, whole genome shotgun sequence.
ATGGAGTGCACAAAGCAGAGGACAAAACTACCCCTTTACCTGTTTGACTGAAACACATAACACATCCTCCTCCCCAAATCGAGATGAACCCTAACTCATAACTCAGCCGCCGCCGTATCTGCTGCTCCCGGGCGGCCCCGCCGCCGACGCCCCTGCTGCTTTTTTTTTTGAATGTTGGTAGTTGATCTACCAAATTCATTGATCAGAGGGGAAAAAAACCAgtacaggggaggcccaaggggcaaTGCATCTAGAGAAAAGATGCCAAAAGGAAAAAGATTACAGAAGGAAACCCCTCAGCCTGGGTCGAATGGGATCCCAGCTCCCGCCATATTCCAAAGAATGATCTCTTCCTTCACGCGCTGCAGAAAAGAGCGCACCTCCATCCTTTTGTCCTCAAAAATGCGTCTGTTTCGTTCAGCCCAGAGCTCCCAGGAGACTAGATTCACTAGAGACAGTGCCCCTTTTCGTTTTGCTGGTCCGGCCTTCGTGCAGCAGGTGGTCATCCACTAGTTGATGCTAGTTACATGCGCCCAGCCCGTAGGCTGCAGTGCAGGCATGTTGGCGAGACCAGCCAAGCCCTCCCAGCTCTGCTTCTCCCATGGGCATTCGACCAGCAGGTGAAAGGCCGTTTCCAGGTTGCGTTCACATAGTGCACAGAAGTAGTTGTTCTCCCAGCCGCGGCGAAGGAGCAGGTCGGCTGTTAGGATGCGGCCCAAAGATGCCGTCCAGAGGAAGAAACGACACTTAGCAGGCGCCCAACCCTTCCACATCAGCGCAGCAGCCTCCGGTTGCACCGATCCCAGGAACTGTAGTTGGTAGGCAGATTTGGTAGAGTATTCTTGACTTGAGTTGAACCTCCATACGATCTTGTCAGGGGTATCATCGACTAGAGTCACCAAGTCAAGCAGACCGGCTAGTCGGGTCAACTCACCCTCCATCTGTATTGTGAGGCCATGCGCAAGGTCTAGCATCCACCTATCCTCATGCAAGGCTTCTCTGACCGAGCGATTCTTTCTAATGGAGACTCTGAACAGGTTTGGAGCAATTGTTTTTGGACATAGGCCTTGCAACCATCGGTCATGCCAGAAGCTTGCCAATCTGCCATCGTTTACTGTGATCGATGTCGCCATGGAGAATAGCGCCCTGTCTGAGTTGTCGCAAGGCAAGTCCAGACCAACCCAAGGCCTCTCCGGGTGTTGCCAGGACATCCAGAGCCATCGAAGGCGGAGCGCTCGCCCGAATTTCTGTAGATCAAAGACACCCAGGCCCCCAAGGTGCTTCGGCCGAGCCAGTAGCGCCCAACTGACTCTGCATTTTCCTCCAGTACACGACGTCTCCCCACTCCATAGCCATGTCGTGCAAAGCCGGACGACCTGCTTCCGAATCCACACGGGCAGCTTGTGCACAGTCATCAAGTAGATAGCGAGGGAGATCAGTGTTGATTTAAGCAGCACTAGCCTTCCACTCTTGGCCATCATGCCGCCCTTCCAGCAAGCAGTTTTGTCGCCAAACTTCAGCAGCCAAGGCTCAAGGTCCACGTTTTTGAGAGTGCGCAGGGAGAGCGGCATGCCAAGGTAATTGCACGGAAATTTCTTCACCACTACCCCAAGCGGCTGTAGTAGCTGCTATAGGTCTAGATTTCCACATCGAataggcatggccgagctcttggatATGTTCGTGTGAAGGCCAGTGACACTCCCGAAGAACGTGAGCAGTAACTTTATCATATTGGCGTCGGACGCCGACGGCTTCAGAAACAGGACGACATCGTCAGCGTAGAACGAGCAGCGCATCACCGAACGGCGCCCGGGGAGCTTCGACAGGAGACCTCGTTCAGTGGCTAGGCTCATGATTCGCTGCAGGGGGTCCATGGCAAGTACAAAGAGGAATGGCGAGATGGGATCACCCTGCCGCAGTCCTTGCCGATGGAAAATTGAGTCAGATAAGGCTCCGTTGATCAAGACACGTGATGAAGAGGTTCGAAGGAGCATGGCAATCCACTCCCTCCATCTGACGCTAAATCCCCTTGCTCTGAGCATATCCAATAGATAGGTCCAAGACACAGAGTCAAATGCTTTTGCGATATCAAGCTTTAGCAAGACGGCCGCCTTATTGCTTTTGTGGAAGAACCTTGCAGTGTTCTGGACATATAGAAAATTTTCCTGGATGCTGCGATGCTTGATGAAAGCAGCCTGGCAAGGGTCTACAAGCTGACTCAGCTTCGGCGCAAGTCTTCTGGCTAAAATCTTAGTGAATATTTTGATCAGGCTGTGTATGAGAGAGATCGGCCGGAAGTCCTGCAATCTATCTGCACCTAATTTCTTAGGCAAAAGGACAAGCAGAGCTTTGTTGATCCTAGCAAGACCGGTGCTGTCCATGTGATAGAGCTGATTGAGCGCCGCAAGCAGGTCAAGCTTAATTATCTCCCAGCATGTCCTGAAGAAACCTCCCGAAAAGCCATCCGGGCCGGGCGCCTTATCCGCAGGCGTGTCATTAATTGCAGCTTTGACCTCTTGGAGAGTGAATTCCCCTTCTATGTCATGCATATCAACCTGATTAAGGTCCAACTCGTCCCAGTTGAACGTGGTCGTGGTCGTTTGGGCCGTCCCAAACACATCAGTGAAATAGCCATGGGCTAGCTGTAACATTCCTTCCGCAGAGGATACCGCGCCTCCCGGGCCATGGAGGATGTGGATCATATTCCGCTTATGCCGAGCGTTCGCTTTCCGCTGGAAGAACTTTGTATTGGCGTCTCCAACCTTGAGCCAAAGCACACGGCTCCGCTGACGGCGCTTGATCTTGAGCAGGACTGCCAAACCCATCGTTCTGGATTTAAGCTTGCGCCGCAGGTCCTGTTCAGCAATCGTTAGCTGGCGCGACTCTTGCGCAATCTCAAGCTGCAGAATTAACTCATTGGCAATGGTCAGCTGTTTTTGCAAATCTCCGATGTGCGTTCTGCTCCAGTTTCGTAGCGCTTTGCTAGTGCGCCAAAGCTTCATGTTCAGGCGCGAAATTGGGCATCTGCCACCAGTTCCTTCCGCCCAGGCCAGCTGCACTACCTCATGAAACCCGGCGATGAACTGCCAATAACTGTCGTAGCGGAACCGGCGGTTGGTAGCAATAATGCCCTCATTTACCAACATCAGCGGACAGTGGTCGGAGATGGCAGAGGCAAGCGGCAGTAGCTTGGCGGCCGAGAAAAGCAGCTCCCACTCAACGTTACAGAAGGCACGGTCTAGACGAACAAGGGTGGGTACTTGCTGCTCGTTACTCCATGTGTACTTGCGACCAACTAGGGGAATTTCGTGCAGGCTTGACCTGTTAAGGGTGCGGCGGAAGCGATTCATCCAACGTCGGCAGACTCGATTATTGTTTTTGTCTTGCGGGCCTTTGATCAGGTTGAAATCGCCTATTAGCAGCCAGGGGCCAAGGGTTGCGTTATGAATCAGCGCAAGTTCAGCAAGGAATGCTTGCTTCCTAGGCTCATCATGCGACCCATATACAGTGGTCAAAGACCACAAATCCCCTCCATCCACGGGCGAGAAGCAAGCCGTGATGGAGAACTCGCGTGTCTCGATCATGGTTGCCGTGAAGCGATCAGACCTCCAGCCTAGAAGGATCCCTCCTCTGGTGCCGTTCGCATTAAGGGCAGCATGCATATCGAACCTCGGCCCCAGGATCTCAAGCCGGTCCGCCGCCGAACAGGCCGCAAGCTTCGATTCCTGCAAGCAGATAATCGAACTTGCCGACTGGTCAATCAACGCACGGACCGCCGCGCGCCGCGCGGAATCGTTCAGTCCCCTAACATTCCAGTTCAAGATAGAGCCCTGCAGATAACCGGTGGAGGAGTGCAGGTGGGCGCTGCTTATCAGTCGAGTCCAGCCCACATGGTCCCATGGGCGGCGTCCCTGAACCACGCATAGCCGAGCGCACTGCAGCGGCTAGGGAGCTGGAACGGCGCCCGGCGCGCGAGTGCTTCAGGCTGCCAATGACCCGTTCGCCACTGACACCCCGCCTGCCCCATGCTGCTCTTGCTTGCCCGTGTACTAGTGGTACAACAGCTGCTGCAATGCATAATCCCAGCGCTTGGAGCGGGAGCAATCAATATAGCAGTTCTGCGCCCGCGAGACAGGAACGAACGGACAGGAAGAGCTCATCTATCGACTCGGTCAATCGAGAACATGGGCAGGTTCGGGATTTCACATGGGCAAGGGCAAATCCTCAAAGTTCCAACTAAGAAGTGGCAAAATATCAATTACAAAGTAGACAGTGGCAAATTGTCAAAGTCCCAAGTAAGTGGTGGCAAGAAATTAAAATCCCCCTTGTAGAGTGGCCAGGAGTGTGGAGGCTCTCTCACACACGCCGGTTCGCCCAAAACCCTCCTCCGCAAAAAagaatcctcttcttcttcctcctccgcgacCGCGTGCTCTGCGGCGGCCTGCCCCACCCACTGACCCAGTCGGGGCGGACACGACGATGCTGCCCGGGATAGCCCCGGAGACACCGGGGCTGAGCGACGGCGCCGGGGCGCTCGAACTCGTGTACGCCTCCTTCCCGGTGTCGCCTGTCTGCACATTCCCCTCCCTTTGCTGCGCCGCCGCCGACGGAGACAAGACCGACCGCGTCAGCCGCCTCCCCGACGATGTCCTCCGCCGCGTGGTCTCCCTCCTGCCCGCCAAGGACGGCGCGCGCACCACCGTGCTCTCCTCGCGCTGGCGCGGCCTCTGGCACTCTGCGCCACTCGTCCTCGTGGACACCCACTTGCTCCCCGGGGGCGCTGCGGGGGTTCGGCCGGCCCGCGCACGCGCCGGTGCCGTCTCGCGCTTTGTCTCCGCCGCCCTCGAAGCACATCCTGGGCCCTTCCCCTTCGCCAGCTTCACGTGCAGTTTCTTGGACGGCGCCGACCGCCGCGTGCTCGCGCGCTGGTTCCAGCTCCTTGCCACCAAGGGCGTCAAGCAGCTCATCTTCGCCAATCGCCCTGCCCCGCTTCCCGGCCTGCGCCTCCCTTCCTCACTCTTCAGCTGCGCCTACCTCCGCCGGCTCTGGATCTGTGCCTGGGTGTTCCCGGAGACCGCCACCCTCCCGCGCGGCGCCGGCTTCCCCAACCTCCGTGAGCTCGTCCTCGGCCGCACCGTCATGGAGGACAAAGACCTCGAGTTCGTGCTCGGCGTGAGCCCCGTGCTGGAGATCCTCGTGGTCGCCGGAAGCGAGACCCGATTGCACGCTTGTCTCGCCAGCCCCAGCCTACGGTGCGCGCAGTTATGCTTGTCCGCCCTGGACGAGGTCGCCGTGGTGGACGCCCCAAGCCTGGAGCGTCTCTTCCTCATCAGTGGCATGACCAAAATGAGCACGACAGTCAAGATTGGCCATGCTCCTAAGCTGCGCTTGCTGGGATACCTGGAACCAGGAATGCACATACTGCAGATTGGCAACACCACCATCAAGGTACGTGCGGCGCCAGCTCACCTCATTTCTGACTTTCCAATAATTCCTTTTATGATATGGACTGAACAAGATTAGTGCCAACAGGCAACCATGTTCTAAACCTCAGTTTACTCAGCCAAGAACTCATACTAGATGCCCTCACGATTAGCAAAAAAGAATCATTAACATGATAAACCGACATAGTACTAGGCAACTACTCTGGTAATCGGTTGTCCATTTCTTTCTTGCAGTCCTGCCGGTATTTGTAGGAGGCATAATATTGTTGTGCATTTGGAAACGGTTCATCACCAACATAGTTTTGGGAATTTTCATCAATGAGGCTGTAATACAGTTCCGCACTTAAGATTAATGAACTTGCCGTTTGAAGATACAACACATAATTGCAATTTCACAGAACTGTCCAACTTTTACATTTCAGGGGGGAAAATAGGTAGGAGGAACACATAATTGCAATTTCACATAACTGTCCGAATATTCATTTTGGAGGAGAATTAGGTTGGGGGAACACATAATTGCAATTTCGCAGAACTGTCCGAATTCACATTTTGGGGGAACAGTAGGTAGGGGGAATACGTAAGTGTAGTTTCAAAGAAGTGTCTGAATTTTGCACATTGTAGTGATCACAAATTCAGTAAAAGGCCTAGTACCCTGTTGATCACTACAAAGTAAGGTGGCAAGGTGACTACAAATACCATTTACTGAATCTGTGAAAACTGCATGCACATCGTCGGTGATTGATTTGTGGCTTTTGGTGCATCGCAGGCTGGAACAAAGGCGAGCGCAAGCACCACCGTCTCAAGCGTCCAGATGTTGGCCTTGCAACTGCATTTCGGAGTCCCCGGTGAAATCAAGATGCTTCCCAGCTTCCTCAGATGCTTTCNNNNNNNNNNNNNNNNNNNNNNNNNNNNNNNNNNNNNNNNNNNNNNNNNNNNNNNNNNNNNNNNNNNNNNNNNNNNNNNNNNNNNNNNNNNNNNNNNNNNNNNNNNNNNNNNNNNNNNNNNNNNNNNNNNNNNNNNNNNNNNNNNNNNNNNNNNNNNNNNNNNNNNNNNNNNNNNNNNNNNNNNNNNNNNNNNNNNNNNNNNNNNNNNNNNNNNNNNNNNNNNNNNNNNNNNNNNNNNNNNNNNNNNNNNNNNNNNNNNNNNNNNNNNNNNNNNNNNNNNNNNNNNNNNNNNNNNNNNNNNNNNNNNNNNNNNNNNNNNNNNNNNNNNNNNNNNNNNNNNNNNNNNNNNNNNNNNNNNNNNNNNNNNNNNNNNNNNNNNNNNNNNNNNNNNNNNNNNNNNNNNNNNNNNNNNNNNNNNNNNNNNNNNNNNNNNNNNNNNNNNNNNNNNNNNNNNNNNNNNNNNNNNNNNNNNCGCTACATTGCATCAGATTGCTGCTGCATAATCAGCAGAATGTGCAGCTGAAACTGTTTGCTGAACTAAATTGCAGTCTGCGGACACTAGTGGACCCGCCACCAAGCTCAGCGTCAAGTTCAGGCAGGGCACAAGTCCTATTGAGTGTGTCCAGTCACAGCTCAAGACTTTGTTTTTCCGCGAGCTACAAGGGCATCGTGGCGAGTTCCATTTCCTCACGTTCATCGCGGAGAATGCGCAGAAGCTGGAGAGGATGTACATCTGGGTGAAAGAAGACCTGAGTTACCCCGCGAAGGTATCTATGGGTGCCAAACTGAGGGCTCTTGAGTCTGCTAATTGGGCTAGCAGGGACTGCAAGATGCTATTCAGGACCAGTGAATTTCCTGGAGGTGGTACCCCTTTCAACCTCGCAATGGGAGTAGATTTATCATTTGCCGACCCCTTCTTCTGCCACTGAAAGCCTGAAGATTTCAACTGCAATTGGTGCGCGTTAGGACAGAGCCCTGCTTCTACTAGTATCAGTAGCTTTACTTGCTAGTCATTTGTTAGTATCTGGATGATGATTGATAGCTTCAACGAACTTGGCGCGGTTTCGGTGGCGGTACTTGTACATCAGTACAAAATTCTGAAAAGCATGTGGGTTCAGTTCATGTGGTAGTAACAGGGACCTAGACATTACCTGAGCTGGTATTTTGCTAACTGCATTACCAAGTTTCTCCTCGATGGTCCTTGATGCAACCAAATTAGATAGTAGAACGTAGTTGCAGCAGGATATCTCACTTGACTCATCTTATCAGTGAACTTGGCTTTTTATAGAGCGCGGGGCTTTTGAAGAACTGTTACGGCATATACTTGTTGGGGTCAGTGTGATTGTGTGAAGTGGGAGCTCCAATTGATGGAGCAGTAGAACACTTTAGTGAACCTTAATTTGGAGTTTTTCACAAGCGGACTCTTCCTTGCGCTTGGCCGCGATTCACTACCGGCTCTTTGTGCTTGTTGTTGACAAGGTGTTTTCTTCGGTCTATTGCGCGTGTGCGCCTGCATCAGCACATACTGTACTCGTGTATTCAGATGAGAGTGACATATCACTACAACATGTAGATACACGATTTGTTTAATTTGTGTAGCAACCATAACAAATTTGTATGGTCTCGCTCGGGGGCAGGGCATTTTGGAGgccttttaaaaaaattcaaaattcaaactttaCAGTTAAAAAAAAACCTGAAAAAGGTATGCAAGGATGAAAAATAATCATGAACCTTGAGGATGAATAGTACATGTGCTCATAGATTTGTTTTTTTTGTGTAGCTCCCATTTTAACGAATttcgtcctgaaaatttacacatgTGCATCATGCCATCAAGTACATGTGATTTTTTTTCATGAAACGTAAAAAATATGAATTTTAAATTTTTTAAATTCAGCCTTCATGGGGCTCGGCCTCCGTTTGGCATTTTCGCTCGCTCGACTCCTCTTCAGTTAAAGACAAGAGAGTAGAGAAATGTTTAGGGCCTGTGCACTGGTGGCTGGAGCcaacttgtttttttttcttttcaaaacgGAGGTTTGGCTCATCCATTAATTGAGAATAAACTTAGAGACGTTTTTTAATATAAAGTCTAAGGCATTACTTTCCTGGCATGATTTATCTCGAAGCTTTGTGCCGACAATGCACCTAAGGGGAACACTCGTGCATTTCTCTCATTCCAAATCATCCAACTAACCAGCATAGTAAGAAAAGCCATGGGCCATGGCCCTTTGATTTGTCATATGCGCACTTGCCATGTTGATCCTCACTCCTTGATGGGTCTTTTTGCAACCCGCGATAAAGTATCAAGGCATTTCTAGAAGAGGTGGGCTGCAACTTCGTTTTCTCTCCTAGATGAAGAGCATAAGACACATTTGGGCATCTCCGCTTGTGGCCTACCTATACGCGGTCCAAATTCAATTTTTCTTAGATAAAAGGCATAAGCAATGCccgactttaaattaataaagccaatATAGATAAGGTATTACAAATCAAGAGTAACCAGTTCAAACACAGAGCTAGATAAAATTTACATGGGCTCAAAAAACAAATCACATGCCGACCAACACATTGAGGAGAAATAAAACTATGCCTCAAGAGCCTTTGTTAGTGGCGTGGATGGCTTTGATCAGACAAAGCACCATTGCGGCTACTTCAGAGTCCTTCCTCCTCCCGAGAGGGCTCCACTACTACATGAAAAGTGGTCATTTAAAGATACAATCAGTAGGGTGATTTGGAAGTTTTTCTTTAACAACTAATTTGTTCTGAAAATTCCACAACACCCAAGCCAAGGCCGCAAAGTTATGTCAAGCAAGCCTAAGTTGTTGACCCCTAAGGTTTTCCAGAATCGCAAGGGCATCCTAAATGGAGTTCGGATCCCAGGATGGCTCGAAGCATTCTCTAGCACAACTCTAGAGATATTTGGCAAGGGCACATTGGATAAGAATGTGATAAGCATCTTCAGGGTTCCCATAGAGAGCACACTTCCCATCGGCCATTGCGTTTATGTTACATCCCAATTTTTTCAAATTTAGGAAGTGCATGTTTGCTCTCTCGTAAGAGGGGTTAGGTAACCCCCAAGTATAAGGGTGAAGTAACCAAgcaataagtatttccctctgtagaGAACCAAGGTTAATCGAACCAAAAGGAGTTTTTTCCAGCAAACAAAATCGCGGGTACGTGCACACAAAACACAATACGAACTTGCCCCCGATACTTCATGAAGGTTGCCAGGCTTCTTGTCATGCTAGTCACAAAAATAAATTGCACGGTATAATAGGAATTGATAGAAATGCAAAATAAATAATATGGTACAACAAGGTAAAACAAATTTGGTGATGTTTTCAGTAAAGGAAAATATACCCCGAGGGGCATAGGTTCAGTGTGGCATCTCTCCAAGCAGACAAGTGTGGTGTGGTGAACAAAATACAGTTGGACAACAATTAAATTGCATTATTTATATTTACGAATATGATCATTGATGGTATAATCTCATATAGGCATTACATATGTGGTATGTAGGCCTTTATCCAACTGCATCTACAACTAATACTCCACCacacgactgctatccagcatgcatctcgaaCTATTAAGTTTATGacaaacagagcattgcaataaccAAGATGACATAATATAGACAGTAAAACTATCATCCATGTGTGATAAAGaaaccatcgttttatccttagtggcaacaatacaatacatgtatgTTCCCCTTGTCACTAGGATGaatcactgcaagattgaacccactactatgCACCACTCCCTCTAATGAACTACCCATCAATCTTGGCCAGATACAACTAATATATTAAAGAGCATACATAGATACTTAATTATATAAGAAATAATCTTAAAAAGATTCAATATAATTCAATAaacaatctgatcataaagtgATAGTTCGTCATATACCAAGAAGCACACCACCTATTACATCATATTGATCCCGATCATGTGAG
It contains:
- the LOC119338851 gene encoding putative FBD-associated F-box protein At5g56440 gives rise to the protein MGRVARSVEALSHTPVRPKPSSAKKNPLLLPPPRPRALRRPAPPTDPVGADTTMLPGIAPETPGLSDGAGALELVYASFPVSPVCTFPSLCCAAADGDKTDRVSRLPDDVLRRVVSLLPAKDGARTTVLSSRWRGLWHSAPLVLVDTHLLPGGAAGVRPARARAGAVSRFVSAALEAHPGPFPFASFTCSFLDGADRRVLARWFQLLATKGVKQLIFANRPAPLPGLRLPSSLFSCAYLRRLWICAWVFPETATLPRGAGFPNLRELVLGRTVMEDKDLEFVLGVSPVLEILVVAGSETRLHACLASPSLRCAQLCLSALDEVAVVDAPSLERLFLISGMTKMSTTVKIGHAPKLRLLGYLEPGMHILQIGNTTIKAGTKASASTTVSSVQMLALQLHFGVPGEIKMLPSFLRYCCCIISRIGPATKLSVKFRQGTSPIECVQSQLKTLFFRELQGHRGEFHFLTFIAENAQKLERMYIWVKEDLSYPAKVSMGAKLRALESANWASRDCKMLFRTSEFPGGGTPFNLAMGVDLSFADPFFCH